From Triticum urartu cultivar G1812 chromosome 2, Tu2.1, whole genome shotgun sequence, a single genomic window includes:
- the LOC125538572 gene encoding serine/arginine repetitive matrix protein 1 isoform X3: protein MASTAKVTITLGRSGQVVKRRTISDMGNDDEVPVSGRKRPVRERLGNNVADSDLYGSQQSNKRRQTESSSSQLGDDGLARQIGRDDLRLKLMRKGLTQKSNSEAEQNGVDLREKLSRKSKKLQGYEARRGDPESRSSYDEGEIPESGSGYGLRGRVPESRASTLVSQVPSSRSADGLFKLESSGKPYPSWTADCLRYTSPDKLPSVRRDMTPPRSVRRGMSPPRAVRRGMSPPISSRRGMSPPRSARRGMSPPRSVRRGMSPPRSVQRGMSPPRSVRRGMSPPRTYDHTGSIPSLRSVGTTRPSSHITRDAADTLRTHQPYEDSSTIGIDRGQQTNGITQSGRRPTSPVLKEVPSTVTGLLNSMGLEKYVVLFQAEEIQNVFVSPFNSSILLNP, encoded by the exons ATGGCATCCACGGCGAAGGTCACCATCACCCTCGGCCGCAGCGGCCAG GTTGTCAAAAGGCGAACTATTTCTGATATGGGTAACGATGATGAAGTGCCAGTATCAGGAAGAAAGCGACCTGTCCGAGAGAGGTTAGGAAATAATGTGGCTGATTCTGATTTGTATGGAAGTCAGCAGAGTAATAAAAG ACGGCAAACAGAAAGCAGTAGCTCGCAGCTTGGAGATGATGGTTTGG CTCGCCAGATTGGCAGGGATGATTTAAGGCTGAAGCTTATGAGGAAAGGCTTGACACAGAAGAGCAACAGTGAGGCAGAACAGAATGGAGTGGATCTCCGTGAAAAGCTTTCCAGGAAGTCAAAGAAACTCCAGGGATACGAGGCAAGAAGGGGTGATCCAGAATCAAGGTCTAGTTATGATGAGGGGGAAATCCCAGAATCAGGATCTGGATATGGTTTGAGGGGGAGAGTCCCAGAGTCAAGAGCCTCTACTCTTGTAAGCCAAGTGCCTTCGTCAAGGAGTGCAGATGGGTTGTTCAAGTTGGAGTCTTCAGGAAAACCTTATCCCTCGTGGACCGCTGATTGTTTGAGGTATACGTCCCCAGACAAGCTTCCAAGTGTTCGAAGAGACATGACTCCCCCAAGAAGTGTTCGAAGAGGCATGTCTCCCCCGAGGGCCGTTCGGAGAGGCATGTCTCCCCCGATAAGTTCTCGAAGAGGTATGTCTCCCCCAAGAAGTGCCCGAAGAGGCATGTCTCCTCCAAGAAGTGTTCGAAGAGGCATGTCTCCTCCAAGAAGTGTTCAAAGAGGCATGTCTCCTCCAAGAAGTGTTCGAAGAGGCATGTCTCCCCCAAGAACATATGATCATACAGGGTCCATTCCATCCCTTCGATCTGTCGGTACCACAAGACCTTCTAGTCATATCACAAGAGATGCTGCTGACACGTTAAGAACCCATCAACCTTACGAAGACAGCTCTACCATTGGGATCGATAGAGGACAACAAACTAATGGAATCACACAATCTGGACGCCGGCCTACATCCCCTGTGctg AAAGAAGTACCGTCGACAGTTACTGGATTACTGAATTCAATGGGACTTGAGAAGTATGTTGTTCTCTTTCAGGCTGAGGAG ATCCAGAATGTGTTCGTCAGTCCATTCAATTCAAGTATACTCTTGAATCCATGA
- the LOC125538572 gene encoding serine/arginine repetitive matrix protein 1 isoform X2: MASTAKVTITLGRSGQVVKRRTISDMGNDDEVPVSGRKRPVRERLGNNVADSDLYGSQQSNKRRQTESSSSQLGDDARQIGRDDLRLKLMRKGLTQKSNSEAEQNGVDLREKLSRKSKKLQGYEARRGDPESRSSYDEGEIPESGSGYGLRGRVPESRASTLVSQVPSSRSADGLFKLESSGKPYPSWTADCLRYTSPDKLPSVRRDMTPPRSVRRGMSPPRAVRRGMSPPISSRRGMSPPRSARRGMSPPRSVRRGMSPPRSVQRGMSPPRSVRRGMSPPRTYDHTGSIPSLRSVGTTRPSSHITRDAADTLRTHQPYEDSSTIGIDRGQQTNGITQSGRRPTSPVLKEVPSTVTGLLNSMGLEKYVVLFQAEEVDMAALSQMKDSDLKDMGVPMGPRKKILLAAAPYGKQRQR, from the exons ATGGCATCCACGGCGAAGGTCACCATCACCCTCGGCCGCAGCGGCCAG GTTGTCAAAAGGCGAACTATTTCTGATATGGGTAACGATGATGAAGTGCCAGTATCAGGAAGAAAGCGACCTGTCCGAGAGAGGTTAGGAAATAATGTGGCTGATTCTGATTTGTATGGAAGTCAGCAGAGTAATAAAAG ACGGCAAACAGAAAGCAGTAGCTCGCAGCTTGGAGATGATG CTCGCCAGATTGGCAGGGATGATTTAAGGCTGAAGCTTATGAGGAAAGGCTTGACACAGAAGAGCAACAGTGAGGCAGAACAGAATGGAGTGGATCTCCGTGAAAAGCTTTCCAGGAAGTCAAAGAAACTCCAGGGATACGAGGCAAGAAGGGGTGATCCAGAATCAAGGTCTAGTTATGATGAGGGGGAAATCCCAGAATCAGGATCTGGATATGGTTTGAGGGGGAGAGTCCCAGAGTCAAGAGCCTCTACTCTTGTAAGCCAAGTGCCTTCGTCAAGGAGTGCAGATGGGTTGTTCAAGTTGGAGTCTTCAGGAAAACCTTATCCCTCGTGGACCGCTGATTGTTTGAGGTATACGTCCCCAGACAAGCTTCCAAGTGTTCGAAGAGACATGACTCCCCCAAGAAGTGTTCGAAGAGGCATGTCTCCCCCGAGGGCCGTTCGGAGAGGCATGTCTCCCCCGATAAGTTCTCGAAGAGGTATGTCTCCCCCAAGAAGTGCCCGAAGAGGCATGTCTCCTCCAAGAAGTGTTCGAAGAGGCATGTCTCCTCCAAGAAGTGTTCAAAGAGGCATGTCTCCTCCAAGAAGTGTTCGAAGAGGCATGTCTCCCCCAAGAACATATGATCATACAGGGTCCATTCCATCCCTTCGATCTGTCGGTACCACAAGACCTTCTAGTCATATCACAAGAGATGCTGCTGACACGTTAAGAACCCATCAACCTTACGAAGACAGCTCTACCATTGGGATCGATAGAGGACAACAAACTAATGGAATCACACAATCTGGACGCCGGCCTACATCCCCTGTGctg AAAGAAGTACCGTCGACAGTTACTGGATTACTGAATTCAATGGGACTTGAGAAGTATGTTGTTCTCTTTCAGGCTGAGGAG GTGGATATGGCCGCATTGAGTCAGATGAAAGACAGCGACCTCAAAGATATGGGAGTACCAATG GGCCCCAGGAAGAAGATACTCCTTGCGGCGGCACCTTACGGAAAACAACGGCAAAGATGA
- the LOC125538572 gene encoding serine/arginine repetitive matrix protein 1 isoform X1, translated as MASTAKVTITLGRSGQVVKRRTISDMGNDDEVPVSGRKRPVRERLGNNVADSDLYGSQQSNKRRQTESSSSQLGDDGLARQIGRDDLRLKLMRKGLTQKSNSEAEQNGVDLREKLSRKSKKLQGYEARRGDPESRSSYDEGEIPESGSGYGLRGRVPESRASTLVSQVPSSRSADGLFKLESSGKPYPSWTADCLRYTSPDKLPSVRRDMTPPRSVRRGMSPPRAVRRGMSPPISSRRGMSPPRSARRGMSPPRSVRRGMSPPRSVQRGMSPPRSVRRGMSPPRTYDHTGSIPSLRSVGTTRPSSHITRDAADTLRTHQPYEDSSTIGIDRGQQTNGITQSGRRPTSPVLKEVPSTVTGLLNSMGLEKYVVLFQAEEVDMAALSQMKDSDLKDMGVPMGPRKKILLAAAPYGKQRQR; from the exons ATGGCATCCACGGCGAAGGTCACCATCACCCTCGGCCGCAGCGGCCAG GTTGTCAAAAGGCGAACTATTTCTGATATGGGTAACGATGATGAAGTGCCAGTATCAGGAAGAAAGCGACCTGTCCGAGAGAGGTTAGGAAATAATGTGGCTGATTCTGATTTGTATGGAAGTCAGCAGAGTAATAAAAG ACGGCAAACAGAAAGCAGTAGCTCGCAGCTTGGAGATGATGGTTTGG CTCGCCAGATTGGCAGGGATGATTTAAGGCTGAAGCTTATGAGGAAAGGCTTGACACAGAAGAGCAACAGTGAGGCAGAACAGAATGGAGTGGATCTCCGTGAAAAGCTTTCCAGGAAGTCAAAGAAACTCCAGGGATACGAGGCAAGAAGGGGTGATCCAGAATCAAGGTCTAGTTATGATGAGGGGGAAATCCCAGAATCAGGATCTGGATATGGTTTGAGGGGGAGAGTCCCAGAGTCAAGAGCCTCTACTCTTGTAAGCCAAGTGCCTTCGTCAAGGAGTGCAGATGGGTTGTTCAAGTTGGAGTCTTCAGGAAAACCTTATCCCTCGTGGACCGCTGATTGTTTGAGGTATACGTCCCCAGACAAGCTTCCAAGTGTTCGAAGAGACATGACTCCCCCAAGAAGTGTTCGAAGAGGCATGTCTCCCCCGAGGGCCGTTCGGAGAGGCATGTCTCCCCCGATAAGTTCTCGAAGAGGTATGTCTCCCCCAAGAAGTGCCCGAAGAGGCATGTCTCCTCCAAGAAGTGTTCGAAGAGGCATGTCTCCTCCAAGAAGTGTTCAAAGAGGCATGTCTCCTCCAAGAAGTGTTCGAAGAGGCATGTCTCCCCCAAGAACATATGATCATACAGGGTCCATTCCATCCCTTCGATCTGTCGGTACCACAAGACCTTCTAGTCATATCACAAGAGATGCTGCTGACACGTTAAGAACCCATCAACCTTACGAAGACAGCTCTACCATTGGGATCGATAGAGGACAACAAACTAATGGAATCACACAATCTGGACGCCGGCCTACATCCCCTGTGctg AAAGAAGTACCGTCGACAGTTACTGGATTACTGAATTCAATGGGACTTGAGAAGTATGTTGTTCTCTTTCAGGCTGAGGAG GTGGATATGGCCGCATTGAGTCAGATGAAAGACAGCGACCTCAAAGATATGGGAGTACCAATG GGCCCCAGGAAGAAGATACTCCTTGCGGCGGCACCTTACGGAAAACAACGGCAAAGATGA